A single genomic interval of Tursiops truncatus isolate mTurTru1 chromosome 1, mTurTru1.mat.Y, whole genome shotgun sequence harbors:
- the SLC26A9 gene encoding solute carrier family 26 member 9 isoform X3 gives MSQPRPRYVVDRAAYSLTLFDDEFEKKDRTYPLGEKLRNAFRCSSAKIKTAVFGLFPVLSWLPKYKIKDYIVPDLLGGISGGSIQVPQGMAFALLANLPAVNGLYSSFFPLLTYFFLGGIHQMVPGTFAVISILVGNICLQLAPESKFRVFNNATNESHVDTVAMEAERLHVSATLACLTAVIQMGLGFVQFGFVAIYLSESFIRGFMTAAGLQILISVLKYIFGLTIPSYTGPGSIVFTFIDICKNLPHTNIASLLFALISSVFLVLVKELNARFMHKIRFPIPTEMIVVVVATAISGGCKMPKKYHMQIVGEIQRGFPTPVLPVVSQWKDMIGTAFSLAIVGYVINLAVGRTLASKHGYDVDSNQEMIALGCSNFFGSFFKIHVICCALSVTLAVDGAGGKSQMSSLCVSLVVMITMLALGSYLYPLPKAVLGALIAVNLKNSLKQLADPYYLWRKSKLDCCVWVVSFLSAFFLSLPYGVAVGVGFSTLVVIFQTQFRNGYTLAQVMDTDIYVNPKTYNRAQEIQGIKIITYCSPLYFANSEIFRQKVTAKTGVDPQKVLLAKQKYLKRQEKGRRLPIQQRKSLFMKNKTVSLQELQQDFENGSPTDPNNNQTPANGASVSYITFSPDSSTAASCEPPASAEPSDILASVPPFVTFHTLIFDMSGVSFVDLMGIKALAKAHSEHSFPFVSLPNTLPTPLAELHLREDRCEGLLGEHSWSCPRWC, from the exons ATGAGCCAGCCCAGGCCCCGCTACGTGGTAGACAGAGCTGCCTACTCTCTCACCCTCTTCGATGATGAGTTTGAGAAGAAGGATCGGACGTACCCACTGGGAGAAAAACTTCGCAATGCCTTCAG ATGTTCCTCGGCCAAGATCAAAACCGCAGTGTTCGGGCTGTTCCCCGTGCTCTCTTGGCTCCCCAAGTACAAGATCAAAGATTACATCGTCCCTGACCTTCTGGGTGGCATCAGCGGTGGATCCATCCAGGTCCCACAAG GCATGGCATTTGCTCTGCTGGCCAACCTTCCTGCTGTCAACGGCCTCTActcctccttcttccccctcctGACCTACTTCTTCCTGGGGGGTATCCACCAGATGGTGCCAG GTACATTTGCCGTTATCAGCATCCTGGTGGGTAACATCTGTCTGCAGCTGGCCCCAGAGTCGAAATTCCGGGTCTTCAACAATGCCACCAATGAGAGCCATGTGGACACAGTGGCCATGGAGGCCGAGAGGCTGCACGTGTCAGCAACGCTAGCCTGCCTGACTGCCGTCATCCAG ATGGGCCTGGGCTTTGTGCAGTTCGGTTTTGTGGCCATCTACCTCTCTGAGTCCTTCATCCGGGGCTTCATGACAGCCGCTGGCCTGCAGATCCTGATCTCCGTGCTCAAGTACATCTTCGGACTGACCATCCCCTCCTACACAGGCCCAGGGTCCATCGTCTTT ACCTTCATTGACATTTGCAAAAACCTCCCCCACACCAACATCGCCTCGCTCCTCTTCGCCCTCATCAGCAGCGTGTTCCTGGTGCTGGTGAAGGAGCTCAACGCCCGCTTCATGCACAAGATCCGCTTCCCCATCCCTACAGAAATGATCGTG GTAGTGGTGGCAACAGCTATCTCTGGGGGCTGCAAGATGCCCAAAAAGTATCACATGCAGATCGTGGGAGAGATCCAACGAGG GTTCCCCACTCCCGTGTTGCCTGTGGTTTCACAGTGGAAGGACATGATTGGCACAGCCTTCTCCCTGGCCATCGTGGGCTATGTCATCAACTTGGCTGTGGGCCGGACTCTGGCCAGCAAGCACGGCTATGACGTGGATTCTAACCAG GAGATGATCGCCCTGGGCTGCAGCAACTTCTTCGGCTCCTTCTTTAAAATCCATGTCATTTGCTGTGCTCTCTCTGTCACTCTGGCTgtggatggagctggaggaaaatCCCAG ATGTCAAGCCTGTGCGTCTCCCTGGTGGTGATGATCACGATGCTGGCCCTGGGGTCCTATCTCTACCCTCTCCCCAAG GCTGTGCTAGGAGCCCTGATTGCTGTCAACCTCAAGAACTCCCTCAAGCAACTCGCCGACCCCTACTACCTGTGGAGGAAGAGCAAGCTGGACTGT TGCGTCTGGGTGGTGAGCTTCCTCTCTGCCTTCTTCCTGAGCCTGCCGTATGGTGTGGCAGTGGGTGTCGGCTTCTCCACCCTGGTTGTGATCTTCCAGACCCAATT TCGAAATGGCTATACTTTGGCCCAAGTCATGGACACTGACATTTATGTGAATCCCAAGACCTATAATAGG GCCCAGGAAATCCAAGGGATAAAGATCATCACTTACTGCTCCCCTCTCTACTTTGCCAACTCGGAAATCTTCAGGCAAAAGGTCACTGCCAAG ACAGGTGTGGACCCCCAGAAAGTATTGCTGGCCAAGCAAAAATACCTCAAGaggcaggagaaggggagaaggctGCCCATACAACAGAGGAAATCCCTATTTATGAAAAACAAG ACTGTCTCCCTGCAGGAGCTTCAGCAGGACTTCGAGAATGGCTCCCCAACGGACCCCAACAACAACCAGACGCCTGCTAATGGCGCCAGCGTGTCCTACATCACCTTCAGCCCTGACAGCTCCACAGCTGCCAGTTGTGAGCCCCCGGCCTCTGCTGAGCCCAGTGACATCCTGGCCAGCGTCCCACCCTTTGTCACCTTCCACACCCTCATCTTCGACATGAGTGGGGTCAGCTTTGTGGATTTGATGGGCATCAAAGCCCTGGCCAAG GCCCACTCAGAACATTCCTTTCCTTTTGTCTCCCTACCCAACACCCTCCCGACTCCTCTAGCTGAGCTCCACCTACGGGAGGATCGGTGTGAAGGTCTTCTTGGTGAACATTCATG GTCCTGTCCACGGTGGTGTTAA